From Rissa tridactyla isolate bRisTri1 chromosome 7, bRisTri1.patW.cur.20221130, whole genome shotgun sequence, a single genomic window includes:
- the C7H2orf69 gene encoding mitochondrial protein C2orf69 homolog, which yields MSRRCPPAAASLLRGLIGPAALCLGRSMSLCGAPAACAAGPASGGGAGFSARLSPPWLRLPEVPGAEPQRANELLLLLPPAPRGPAPPQHHVVYFPGDVQNYHDVMSCHPENFQWENWSFENVATILARRFPNSFIWVVKCSRMHLHKFSCYDNFVASNMFGAPEHSTDLGAFKHLHALLVNAFRLSQNILLSQKSVHGVSKDAKIAACKSQPQSVPTTNGCPSTEGERDCECSNNSAMNFIIPSAVGAVSFTLIGFSKGCVVLNQLLYELKEAKKDKNTDAFLKNIKAIYWLDGGHSGGSNTWVTYPEVLKELAETGIEVHAHVTPYQVFDTMRSWIGREHEKFVQILEEFGVEINDQLHFADDAPSLDNHFRIHEVF from the exons ATGAGCCGTCGctgcccgccggccgccgcctcgCTGCTGCGGGGGCTCATCGGCCCCGCCGCCCTTTGCCTGGGCAGGAGTATGAGCCTCTGCGGGGCGCCGGCCGCCTGCGCCGCGGGGCctgcgagcggcggcggcgcgggcttCTCAGCGCGGCTGAGCCCGCCCTGGCTGCGGCTGCCTGAGGTGCCGGGCGCGGAGCCGCAGCGGGCTaacgagctgctgctgctgctgccgccagccccgcggggcccggccccgccgcagcaTCACGTTGTCTACTTCCCGGGGGACGTGCAG aactaTCATGATGTCATGTCTTGCCACCCAGAAAACTTTCAGTGGGAGAACTGgagttttgaaaatgttgctaCCATACTTGCTCGCCGGTTCCCTAATAGCTTTATTTGGGTTGTAAAGTGTTCTCGAATGCACCTGCACAAATTCAGTTGCTATGACAACTTTGTGGCGAGCAACATGTTTGGAGCACCAGAGCACAGCACTGACTTAGGAGCTTTCAAGCATCTCCATGCTTTGCTAGTTAATGCATTCAGACTCTCCCAGAATATTCTGCTGTCCCAGAAAAGTGTGCACGGTGTCAGCAAGGATGCAAAAATAGCTGCTTGTAAATCACAGCCGCAGTCTGTTCCTACAACGAATGGCTGCCCATccacagaaggagagagagattgTGAATGCTCTAATAATTCTGCTATGAACTTCATTATACCATCTGCTGTAGGTGCCGTGTCGTTTACTTTGATTGGCTTCAGTAAAGGTTGTGTGGTTTTGAACCAGCTGCTTTATGAGCTGAAGGAAGCTAAAAAAGACAAGAATACAGATGCCttcttaaaaaacataaaagcaatttACTGGTTGGATGGTGGGCACTCGGGAGGAAGCAATACGTGGGTTACTTACCCTGAAGTGCTGAAAGAACTTGCAGAGACAGGAATTGAAGTTCATGCTCATGTTACGCCATACCAAGTGTTTGACACAATGAGGTCATGGATTGGGAGAGAGCATGAGAAATTTGTACAGATACTTGAAGAATTTGGTGTGGAAATAAATGATCAACTGCATTTTGCTGATGACGCTCCCTCCTTAGACAACCATTTCAGAATTCATGAAGTATTTTGA